CGGCCGGGCGAGCCGGGCCAGCTCGCCGGCCGGATGGAGCACCGAGGTGGGGTTGGTGGGGTTGCCGACGACGACGAGGTCCGCGGACTCGGGCACGGCCGCCGGGTCCAGCCGGAAGCCGTCCTCCGCGCGCAGCACCACGCGCGCCACGTCGTGCCCGGCGTCCCGCAGTGCCGCCTCGGGCTCCGTGAACTGGGGGTGCACCACGACCGGCCGGCTCACCCGCAGGGCCCGTGCGATCAGTACGAACGCCTCCGCCGCCCCCGCCGTCAGCAGTACGCGCTCCACGGGCAAACAGTGCCGTTCCGCGACGGCAGCCCGTGCCGCGCGGCCGTCCGGGTAGGCGGCGAGGGACGTCAGCGACGCCGCGATGCGCTCCCGCAGCCACTCCGGCGGGGTACCGGTGCGGACGTTGACCGCGAGGTCGGTCAGACGGCCGTCGCGTACCTCCGCGTCACCGTGGTGCCGCAGATCGTGGAAGTCGCCGTTCACGGGCGCCCCGCGGAGGCCGGAACCGGTGGGGCGACGGCCTCCCGGTAGCGTTCGACGACCAGATCGGCCAACTCCTCGGCTGCGCCGATCACTCCGGCCGGCCGCACGTCCGTGTCCGGGTGGGCCTCGGCCCAGCCCTCGGCGTGCAGCACGGCCCGTTCGGCCGGGCCGCCGTCGAACAGGGCGTACGGGAGGACCACGATCCGGCGTGCCCCGAGCCGTACGCACCGGTCGAGCCCCGTCGGCACGTCGGGCGCGGCCGTCGAGACGAACGCGGTCTCGACCCCCGCGTACCCACGGCCCTCCCAGAGAAGCCGCGCCGCCCGGTACACCTCCGCGTTGGCCTGTGGGTCGGCCGAGCCGGGCGCGACCAGCAGCACCGTCACGTCGGCGCGGTCCCGCGGCGAGCGCGCACCGCCGCCCAGCGCCTCGTCGAGCCGCTGTTCCAGCAGCGCGAGCAGCACCGGGTCGGGGCCGAGTGCGCGGCTCGCGCCCACGGCGAGTCCGGGCCGTTCCTCGCGGACGGCGTCGAGCGCCCTGGACAGGGCCTCCCCGCTCCGCCGGTCCGGTACCAGCGTCAGGGGAACGGCGGCCAGCCGATCGGCTCCGGCGGCGACGAGTTCGCCCACGGCCTCTTCGATCGGCCAGCGGCCGGTGCCGACGAGGCCGGCCGCGACGGGTATTCCGGGATGGCGGCTGCCCAGGTGCTCCACGAAGTCCAGCAGTGCCGCGGCTCCGGCGTCGTGTTGGACGCCGTCCGCGGCGATGAGCAGGGCGGGCGGGGAAGTCACAGGTTCTCCTTGCGGTGGTGGCGATGCCGCCGGTGCCGGCCGACCGGCCCGCCGTCGTTCACGTCCGAGATCATGTCCGGCGTCACCGGTTCCACGCACGGCGGGACCGGTCCCGGACTCGAAGTATCCGCAAGCCGCACGATGGCACAGGTCACCGCACCGGGTCGCCCCTGACCTCCGGATTTCCGTTTCCCCACCACGAGTTCTCCCCCGTCCGCGAGGGCCGCGGCCTCCGCCACCGAAGGTGTGCCCACCGCGGCCGCCGCCGCGGACGGGTTCGGCACCGGTACCCGGGCGAGCTCCGCGGCGGCGTACGTCCGCAGCGGGACGCCGAGCGCGGCCGCCGCGGCCGCGATGCCCGGTTCGCGTGCCTTGGCGGCCACCGTCGCGACCGCGACGACCGAACTCGCCGACGCCCCCGCCTCCCGCAACGCGTCCCGGACGAGAGCGAGCACCTCGTCCGCGGACGCGCCCCTGCGCGCCCCGACACCGACGACGAACCGGCCCGCGCGGCCGGTCATGGCGTGGCACCCGGCGGGGCGGTGGCGGGATCGGCTAGCAAGAACCCATGGCGGTGTTCGTCGCGCTCGGCGCGTTCCTGATGACGCTGTTCGGCGGCTGGGCGGCGCAGCGCGTCACCGACCGCCGGCACCTCGTGCTCGGTCTCGCCGGGGGACTGATGCTGGGGGTCGCCGGACTCGATCTGCTGCCGGAGGCGATGGCGGCCGCGGGGGAGGAAGTCTTCGGCGTACCGCAGGCGATGCTGCTGTTCGCCGGCGGCTTTCTGCTGGCCCACGTGGTGGAGCGGCTGCTCGCCGGCCGGCAGGCCGCGCACGGGGCGTACAACGGCGGCCGGCACGCCCACGACCACCGCGTACCGCAGGTCGGTATGACCGCCGCCGCGGCCATGGTGCTGCACAGCCTGATGGACGGCATCGCCATCGGCGCGGCCTTCCAGGCGGGCGGCGGGATGGGGCCCACCGTCGCGCTCGCGGTCATCACCCACGACTTCGCCGACGGGTTCAACACGTACACCGTCACCAGCCTGTACGGGAACGAGCGCCGCAGGGCCGTCGCCATGCTGTTCGCCGCGGCCCTCGCCCCGGTGGTCGGCGCCGCCTCGACCCTGCTGTTCACCATGCCGCCCGAGGTGCTCGGCAGCTATCTCGGCTTCTTCGGCGGCGCGTTGCTCTACCTCGCCGCCGCGGAGATCCTCCCGGAGGCCCACCACGCGCACCCGGCCCGGTCTACCCTGCTGTGCACGGTCTCGGGCGTGGCGTTCATCTGGCTGGTGACGGGCCTGGCGGAGTGACGCGCCGGGACCTGGGGCGTGTTTCGAAGGTCCCGTCTGGGCGGGGGCGGACGGAGCTGCTTTCGCAACACGCCCTGGGGCGCCTATACCGCCGCGTCCCACGCCGCGCACCTCTCCGTGAACCGCCGTGCCGCGCCC
The genomic region above belongs to Streptomyces marianii and contains:
- a CDS encoding ZIP family metal transporter — protein: MAVFVALGAFLMTLFGGWAAQRVTDRRHLVLGLAGGLMLGVAGLDLLPEAMAAAGEEVFGVPQAMLLFAGGFLLAHVVERLLAGRQAAHGAYNGGRHAHDHRVPQVGMTAAAAMVLHSLMDGIAIGAAFQAGGGMGPTVALAVITHDFADGFNTYTVTSLYGNERRRAVAMLFAAALAPVVGAASTLLFTMPPEVLGSYLGFFGGALLYLAAAEILPEAHHAHPARSTLLCTVSGVAFIWLVTGLAE
- a CDS encoding cobalamin biosynthesis protein; its protein translation is MTGRAGRFVVGVGARRGASADEVLALVRDALREAGASASSVVAVATVAAKAREPGIAAAAAALGVPLRTYAAAELARVPVPNPSAAAAAVGTPSVAEAAALADGGELVVGKRKSGGQGRPGAVTCAIVRLADTSSPGPVPPCVEPVTPDMISDVNDGGPVGRHRRHRHHRKENL
- a CDS encoding sirohydrochlorin chelatase, yielding MTSPPALLIAADGVQHDAGAAALLDFVEHLGSRHPGIPVAAGLVGTGRWPIEEAVGELVAAGADRLAAVPLTLVPDRRSGEALSRALDAVREERPGLAVGASRALGPDPVLLALLEQRLDEALGGGARSPRDRADVTVLLVAPGSADPQANAEVYRAARLLWEGRGYAGVETAFVSTAAPDVPTGLDRCVRLGARRIVVLPYALFDGGPAERAVLHAEGWAEAHPDTDVRPAGVIGAAEELADLVVERYREAVAPPVPASAGRP